A region from the Eleginops maclovinus isolate JMC-PN-2008 ecotype Puerto Natales chromosome 17, JC_Emac_rtc_rv5, whole genome shotgun sequence genome encodes:
- the amdhd1 gene encoding LOW QUALITY PROTEIN: probable imidazolonepropionase (The sequence of the model RefSeq protein was modified relative to this genomic sequence to represent the inferred CDS: inserted 1 base in 1 codon): MSRNYRLLVKNAKQVVLICNNGEKFMTKHEMPNFCVLENGSIVIGSDGLIKAVGPAETIREQYAGATFDKVIDATGMCVLPGLVDAHTHPVWAGDRVHEFAMKLAGASYMDVHRAGGGIHFTVQHTRAAGPSELFSSLSSRLLRMQRAGTTLVECKSGYGLDLQMELKMLQVIEEARRTLPINISSTYCGAHAVPKGKTVEEATEDILQVQLPKLKEQMSAGTLRVDNIDVFCEQGVFDLSSTRRILQAGKDMGLNINFHGDELHPMNSAQLGAELGASAISHLEEVTDXGIDAMATARTSAVLLPTTAYILRLPQPRARDMLEAGVIVALGSDFNPNAYCCSMPIVMHLACVNMRMSMPEALAASTINAAYALGCSHTHGSLEVDKHGDLLVLNTTRWEHLIYQLGGHQELIRYVVIKGNIVVDNDKTMDL, from the exons ATGTCCAGAAATTACAGACTTCTGGTGAAAAATGCCAAACAGGTGGTTCTGATCTGCAACAACGGAGAGAAGTTCATGACTAAACATGAGATGCCAAATTTTTGTGTGCTTGAAAATGGAAGCATAGTGATAGGAAG TGACGGGCTGATCAAAGCTGTGGGGCCGGCAGAGACCATCAGAGAGCAGTATGCAGGAGCGACCTTTGATAAGGTCATTGATGCAACCGGGATGTGTGTCCTGCCTG GGTTGGTGGACGCTCACACACATCCAGTCTGGGCTGGTGACAGGGTGCATGAATTTGCAATGAAG CTGGCAGGCGCCTCCTACATGGACGTGCACCGGGCCGGCGGAGGGATCCACTTCACGGTGCAGCACACTCGGGCTGCCGGCCCCTCTGAGCTGTtctcctccctcagcagcaggcTGCTCCGGATGCAGCGAGCGGGCACCACCCTGGTGGAGTGTAAGAGCGGCTACGGCCTGGATCTGCAGATGGAGCTGAAGATGCTGCAGGTGATCGAGGAGGCCAGACGCACCCTGCCCATCAACATCTCTTCAACCTACTGTGGAGCCCATGCAGTGCCCAA AGGGAAAACAGTAGAGGAAGCCACAGAGGACATCCTGCAGGTGCAGCTGCCGAAGCTGAAGGAGCAGATGTCTGCAGGGACTCTGAGAGTGGACAACATCGACGTGTTCTGTGAGCAGGGAGTGTTCGACCTGAGCTCCACTCGCCGCATCCTGCAGGCCGGCAAAGACATGGGCCTGAACATCAACTTCCATGGGGATGAACTACATCCCATGAACTCTGCTCAG ttggGTGCAGAGCTCGGAGCCTCAGCCATCAGTCACCTGGAGGAGGTCACAG CAGGGATCGATGCCATGGCAACAGCGAGAACCTCCGCCGTCCTTCTGCCAACGACAGCTTACATCCTAAG gctGCCCCAGCCTCGAGCCAGGGACATGTTGGAAGCTGGAGTTATCGTTGCCCTGGGCAGCGACTTCAACCCTAACGCCTACTGCTGCTCCATG CCAATTGTCATGCACCTGGCCTGTGTCAACATGAGGATGTCCATGCCTGAGGCTCTGGCTGCATCCACCATCAACGCAGCCTACGCCCTCGGTTGCTCCCACACACACGGCTCCCTGGAAGTCGACAAACATGGAGACCTGCTGGTCCTCAACACCACACG ATGGGAGCATCTGATCTACCAGCTGGGAGGACATCAGGAGCTGATCCGCTACGTCGTCATCAAGGGAAACATTGTGGTTGATAATGACAAAACTATGGACTTGTAA
- the snrpf gene encoding small nuclear ribonucleoprotein F, with the protein MSLPLNPKPFLNGLTGKPVMVKLKWGMEYKGYLVSVDGYMNMQLANTEEFVDGALAGHLGEVLIRCNNVLYIRGVEEEEEDGEMRE; encoded by the exons ATG AGTTTACCTCTGAACCCGAAACCATTCCTGAACGGTTTGACAGGAAAGCCAGTGATGGTGAAACTGAAGTGGGGTATGGAGTATAAGGGCTACCTGGTGTCAGTGGATGGATACATGAATATGCAG CTGGCAAACACAGAGGAGTTTGTGGATGGAGCATTGGCAGGTCATCTTGGTGAAGTGCTTATCAG GTGCAATAATGTTTTGTACATCCGAGGTgttgaagaggaagaggaagatggagaaaTGAGGGAGTGA
- the LOC134879214 gene encoding tetraspanin-9 produces MARGCICCVKYMLFLFNLIFWLGGCGLLGVGVWLSVSQGSFATLSPSFPSLSAANLIITLGTVVMVTGFLGCLGAIKENKCLLLSFFIVLLIILLAELILLILFFIYTDQVSENARRDLKEGLVLYNTDNNAGLRDAWNTIQGEWRCCGVNNHNDWYTALHDNGVPDRCCQQVYQGCGRNASNTFWTRGCYEKVEQWLDDNKHLLGTIAMCLLVIQLLGMAFSMTLYQQIHRAGKKYEA; encoded by the exons ATGGCTCGAGGTTGCATCTGCTGCGTCAAATACATGCTCTTCCTCTTCAACCTGATTTTCTGG ttgGGTGGGTGTGGGTTGCTGGGTGTGGGCGTGTGGCTATCGGTGTCTCAGGGCAGCTTTGCCACCCTATCGCCCTCCTTCCCGTCGCTCTCTGCCGCAAACCTCATCATCACACTTGGTACCGTCGTCATGGTGACAGGTTTCCTGGGTTGCCTGGGGGCCATCAAGGAGAACAAGTGTCTGCTTCTGAGT tttTTCATCGTTCTATTGATCATCCTCTTGGCAGAACTTATCCTCCTCATCCTGTTCTTCATCTACACTGACCAG GTGAGTGAAAATGCCAGACGGGACCTGAAAGAAGGCCTGGTGTTGTACAACACTGATAACAACGCTGGCCTGAGGGATGCATGGAACACCATACAGGGAGAG TGGCGGTGTTGTGGTGTGAACAACCACAACGACTGGTACACTGCCCTGCATGATAACGGGGTTCCTGACCGCTGCTGCCAACAGGTTTACCAGGGCTGTGGACGCAATGCCTCCAATACCTTCTGGACACGG GGTTGCTATGAGAAGGTGGAGCAGTGGCTGGATGATAACAAACACCTTCTGGGAACAATCGCCATGTGTTTGTTGGTTATACAG cTCCTTGGTATGGCTTTCTCGATGACACTTTACCAGCAAATCCACAGAGCCGGGAAGAAGTATGAAGCCTGA